AAAATAATGCAAAACGATAACGATGAGAAGAAAGTTGAGTTGCTCCCAGAGGTAGTGGAGAGCCTGGATAAAAACTAATTTTGTCCATTGTTAACCCGATAACACAATGGGTTAAGAAAAACAAGAAAGTTTTTGATTATAAGTCTTTGAAATCGTTTACTAACAAATCTACAATATGTTAACTTAAGAAACATAACAATTATCACAAGGAGATTCCCTCATGTCCAGGCAAAATGCTGAGGAAAATCTAAAAAATTTTGCTAGAGAACTAAAGCTTCCCGATGTAGCTTTTGATCAGAACAACACGTGCATTTTGTTTGTTGATGGCGAATTTTCCCTTCACCTTACTTATGAAGAGCATTCTGATCGTTTGTATGTCTACGCTCCCTTGTTAGATGGTTTGCCAGATAATACTCAAAGAAAATTAGCTTTATATGAAAAGCTTTTAGAGGGATCTATGCTTGGCGGGCAAATGGCTGGCGGCGGCGTTGGAGTTGCTACTAAAGAACAGCTCATTTTGATGCATTGCGTTTTAGACATGAAATATGCTGAAACAAATCTCTTAAAAGCATTTGCTCAGTTATTTATTGAAACTGTGGTAAAATGGCGAACCGTTTGTGCCGATATTTGCGCTGGTAGGGAGCCTTCTGTAGATACCATGCCTCAAATGCCACAATCCGGTGGTCCTGGTGGAATGCAACCTCCTCCTGCAGGCATTCGTGCGTAACTTAATCCAGGGTGCGTCATACGTCTTTTTCTATATGGCAAAGACGCTCCTTGTTCTTAAATGCGATTGTGCGATCTCTTTAAATAGAAAGTGCAACTAGACTTTCTTAGTTATTTTTAGTTAGATAATTCATGTGAATCATGGATAGATCTTTTTATTGGATTTTCAAGCATTATCTAACTGTTCTTTTTTCTTGTTTCCCAATGACACATATTGACGATATTACTTGGCGGATGTATAACACATTGTCTCGTGATATTAGCTTCTAAGACAAGCTGACGAAGACTCTGATATTGAGGTTTAGGTCATAGGCTTTGCCCAACTAGATATTTAATATTTAAAGAAGTATTTCGTATGAGTGCTTAACAGACAGTATAGAAAATGCTTTTCAAATAAACTCTAGGGGGAAGTTTGAATCTATTGGTAAGATTGCAAATCAGGTGATTTTCTCGATAAATTCGTGGTATGTGTATAAGTGTCTTTGATTGTATCTTTGAGGTATTAGAGGAGCTTTATAGCTAAAGCTACTTAACAGAAGTCAGATTTCAAAACCTTTAGGCTTTAGCCTTGTAGGTGTGTCAGATTTTCTTAATATTAAAATGACAACACAGCCTCTGCTCGCTATAGGTAAAGAAGCGTTGGCTCTAAAGGAAATTCAATAGGTGATTGTTATGATGTTTGGTTATTTTGTCGGTTATTTGGGAGCAGATCCTGAAGAAAGAATGACCTCGAAAGGTAAACGCGTGGTTGTATTGCGTCTAGGCGTAAAATCTCGCATAGGAACTAAAGATGAAACCGTATGGTGCAAATGTAATGTTTGGCATAACCGTTATGATAAAATGCTTCCTTATTTGAAAAAAGGGTCAGGGGTTATTGTCGCTGGAGATATCTCTGTAGAAAGTTACATGAGCAAAGATGGAACTCCACAGTCGTCTTTAGTCATTAGTGTTGATACCATTAAATTTAGTCCTTTTGGAAGAAACGAGTCGCGTTCTCTATCACTACTTGAAGAGAGCTCAGCCCAAACAACATCGTATGATAACGTTTCCTTAGGATTTGAAGGGGAAAGTTTGGATGCTGAAGCAATAGCGGATAAAGATATGTATGCCGGCTATGGTCAAGGTCAGCAATATGTATCAGAAGATGTGCCTTTTTAACGGCTAACGAAATAACGATTTTTATAAAGAGGTAATTGTGGTTCTATTTCATTCTCAAGCGTCTTGTAGTAAACGTATTGAAGCTGATGCGATTATTCTTCCTTTTTGGAAGCTGAAAGACAAGGTTAAGTGTGCAGCTTCAATCGCAAAAGAATACGAATCACTTTATCAAGTTGCTTTAGATAACTTTTCAGCGAAGAGCAGGGAAGTTGAGCTGATTTATAGCTGTGGACAGGGGAAGGAAAAACGTATCGTTCTCTTAGGATTAGGAAAGAACGAAGAGCTCTCTTCTCAAGAGGTTTTAGAAGCTTATGCTAAAGCAACCCGTCTGTTACGTAAGGCAAAATGTACGACGGTGAATGTGGTCCTCCCTACAATCTCCGAATTACGTATCTCTATAGAGGATTTCCTCACCAATCTAACTTCAGGAATTCTATCATTAAACTATAACTATCCTAAGTATACTAAGGAATCATCGAATGATCCCTTATTGACTAAAGTTAATGTATTGGGAATTGTTCCTAAGATTGCTGATAGAATCTTTAGGAAAGAAGAGAATATCTTTGAAGGTGTTTACCTGACTCGAGATCTTGTAAATGGTAATGCTGACGAGGTAACTCCTCAGAAATTAGCGAATATTGCTAAGGGAATGGCTAAAGAGTTCCCTAGTATGGATGTGAAGATTTTAAATAAGGATGCTATCCTTAAAGAAAAAATGGGTCTTTTAGCTGCAGTGGCTAAAGGATCTGCTGTAGATCCTTGTTTTATTGTTTTGACTTATCAAGGAAAGCCAAAATCCAAGGACCATACCGTACTTATTGGGAAGGGTGTAACTTT
The Chlamydia caviae GPIC genome window above contains:
- a CDS encoding type III secretion chaperone Slc1, with product MSRQNAEENLKNFARELKLPDVAFDQNNTCILFVDGEFSLHLTYEEHSDRLYVYAPLLDGLPDNTQRKLALYEKLLEGSMLGGQMAGGGVGVATKEQLILMHCVLDMKYAETNLLKAFAQLFIETVVKWRTVCADICAGREPSVDTMPQMPQSGGPGGMQPPPAGIRA
- a CDS encoding single-stranded DNA-binding protein produces the protein MMFGYFVGYLGADPEERMTSKGKRVVVLRLGVKSRIGTKDETVWCKCNVWHNRYDKMLPYLKKGSGVIVAGDISVESYMSKDGTPQSSLVISVDTIKFSPFGRNESRSLSLLEESSAQTTSYDNVSLGFEGESLDAEAIADKDMYAGYGQGQQYVSEDVPF
- a CDS encoding leucyl aminopeptidase, with amino-acid sequence MVLFHSQASCSKRIEADAIILPFWKLKDKVKCAASIAKEYESLYQVALDNFSAKSREVELIYSCGQGKEKRIVLLGLGKNEELSSQEVLEAYAKATRLLRKAKCTTVNVVLPTISELRISIEDFLTNLTSGILSLNYNYPKYTKESSNDPLLTKVNVLGIVPKIADRIFRKEENIFEGVYLTRDLVNGNADEVTPQKLANIAKGMAKEFPSMDVKILNKDAILKEKMGLLAAVAKGSAVDPCFIVLTYQGKPKSKDHTVLIGKGVTFDSGGLDLKPGKAMLTMKEDMAGAATVLGILSGIAALELPVNVTAIVPATENAIDAAAYKMGDVYTGMSGLSVEIGSTDAEGRLILADAITYALKYCNPTRIIDFATLTGAMVVSLGEDVAGFFSNNDVLAQDLSEASAETSEALWRLPLVEKYNKALHSDIADMKNIGSNRAGAITAALFLKRFLEDQPVAWAHLDIAGTAYREKDEDLYPKYASGFGVRCLIYYIEKFLSK